One Nicotiana tomentosiformis chromosome 4, ASM39032v3, whole genome shotgun sequence genomic window carries:
- the LOC138909948 gene encoding uncharacterized protein: MTWSQFTQLFLDRYIPPSEWEELRYQFEQLEQGQMSVTDYEARFSELSHHALMTLPMDAERVRRFVVGLPPNIRASMAREVEMDTGYQLVVEIAQRIEGYCQRGREQMQQDKRACFSREFRGAPARGRGSSSAYFSTMLESSYRPPAIQGSSSGHSGHQSPMIDSVPVVREFIDVFHSDLPGMPLDPDIDFRIDLAPGTHPISIPTYRMAPKELKELKEHLEELLAKGFVRPSVSLWGVPPGEHEQHLRVVLQTLREHELYAKFSKYEFWLESVAFLGHVVSEEGY, encoded by the exons atgacttggagcCAGTTCACACAGcttttcctggacaggtatattccaccctccgaatgggaagagttgcggtatcagtttgagcagcttgagcagggtcagatgtcagtgaccgactatgaggcgaggttttctgagttgtctcaccatgcacttatgacacttcCTATGgacgcagagagagtgcggagattTGTTGTGGGGTTGCCCCCCAATATTCGGGCTAGTATGGCCCGCGAGGTTGAGATGGATACTGGttatcagctagtagtggagattgctcagAGGATTGAGGGATACTGCCAGAGGGGTAGAGAACAGATGCAGCAAGACAAGAGGGCCTGCTTCTctagagagtttagaggtgccccggctaggggcagag GATCTTCCAGTGCTTATTTCAGCACCATGCtagagagttcataccgcccaccagccattcagggttcttctagtgggcaTTCAGGCCATCAG TCTccgatgattgattcagtgccagtagtccgggagttcaTCGATGTGTTTCattctgaccttccaggcatgccgctaGATCCTGATATTGATttccgtattgatttggctccaggcacccatcctatatctatcccaacgtaccgtatggctccgaaagaattgaaggagctgaAGGAGCATcttgaggagttgttagcaaaggggtttgtgagaccaagtgtatcactttggggtgtacca cctggggagcacgagcagcacttgagagtggtacttcagacatTACGAGAACatgagctatatgctaagttctccaaatatgagttttggctagagtctgtggcattcttgggtcatgttgtatcagaAGAGGGTTATTaa